One Phaseolus vulgaris cultivar G19833 chromosome 2, P. vulgaris v2.0, whole genome shotgun sequence DNA window includes the following coding sequences:
- the LOC137812244 gene encoding pentatricopeptide repeat-containing protein At3g24000, mitochondrial — MIQYKSIKRHLGGCRTLWQSAVTATVSDSDISSRVIDDRNILRRSLNNSEFGLHVLDLIQCGSLKPDRSLYNTLLKKCTQLGKLREGKLVHFHILNSEFKNDLVIQNSVLFMYARCGSLEDARRMFDEMPCRDMVTWTSMITGYAQNESANDALVLFPKMLREGARPNEFTLSSLVKCCGFIASYGYGRQIHACCWKYGCYSNVFVGSSLVDMYARCGYLGEARSVFDELGCKNEVSWNALITGYARKGEGEEALAMFVRMQREGYRPTEFTYSALLCSCSSMGCLEQGKWLHAHLMKSGRKLVGYVGNTLLHMYTKSGSIWDAEKVFGKLGKIDVVSCNSMLIGYAQHGLGREAVQHFEEMIRFGIVPNDITFLSVLTACSRARLLDEGKHYFGLMRKYHIEPEVSHYATIVDLLGRAGLLDQAKSFIEEMPIEPTGAIWGALLGACKMHKNTEMGAYAAQRVFELDPSYPGTHTLLANIYASAGRWEDVAKVRKIMKNSGLKKEPACSWVEIENSVHVFVANDLAHPQKDKIHKMWEELNQKIKEIGYVPDTSHVHLFVDQQEKELNLQYHSEKLALAFALLNTPPGSIIRIMKNIRVCGDCHSAIKYVSLVVKREIVVRDTNRFHHIRDGSCSCGDYW; from the exons ATGATCCAAt ATAAATCTATAAAACGACATTTGGGTGGGTGTCGCACATTGTGGCAATCTGCAGTTACAGCGACGGTATCAGATTCAGACATTTCATCACGCGTTATAGACGACAGGAACATTCTGAGACGGAGTCTGAACAACTCCGAATTCGGTCTACATGTTCTGGACCTCATCCAGTGCGGTTCGCTCAAACCGGACAGAAGCTTGTACAACACGTTGCTAAAGAAGTGCACCCAGTTGGGGAAGCTCAGAGAAGGAAAACTAGTGCATTTCCACATTCTCAATTCAGAGTTCAAGAATGACCTCGTTATTCAGAACTCCGTTCTCTTTATGTACGCGAGGTGTGGCAGTTTGGAAGACGCGCGCCGCATGTTTGATGAAATGCCGTGCAGGGATATGGTCACTTGGACCTCCATGATCACTGGGTATGCTCAGAATGAAAGCGCCAATGACGCACTTGTGTTGTTTCCCAAGATGCTCCGGGAGGGTGCGAGGCCGAATGAGTTCACATTGTCGAGCTTGGTGAAATGTTGTGGATTTATAGCAAGTTATGGTTATGGGAGGCAGATTCATGCTTGTTGTTGGAAGTATGGATGTTACTCTAATGTGTTTGTGGGGAGTTCCCTCGTGGATATGTATGCTAGGTGTGGCTACTTAGGGGAGGCAAGGTCGGTTTTTGATGAGTTGGGTTGTAAGAATgaggtttcttggaatgctttgataACAGGTTATGCTAGGAAGGGTGAAGGAGAGGAGGCTTTGGCTATGTTTGTGAGGATGCAAAGGGAAGGTTATAGGCCAACTGAGTTTACTTATTCGGCACTTTTGTGTTCTTGTTCGAGTATGGGGTGTTTGGAGCAAGGGAAATGGCTTCATGCGCATTTGATGAAATCGGGTAGGAAGTTGGTTGGTTATGTGGGGAACACCCTACTTCACATGTATACAAAGTCGGGTAGCATTTGGGATGCAGAGAAGGTTTTTGGCAAGTTGGGGAAAATTGATGTTGTTTCTTGCAATTCCATGCTGATAGGGTATGCCCAGCATGGGCTTGGGAGGGAAGCAGTGCAGCATTTTGAAGAAATGATAAGGTTTGGGATTGTGCCCAATGATATAACATTCCTCTCCGTTCTTACTGCATGTAGCCGTGCTAGACTTTTGGACGAGGGTAAACATTATTTTGGATTGATGAGAAAATACCATATCGAACCAGAAGTCTCACACTATGCGACAATTGTTGATCTTCTTGGTCGAGCTGGTCTTCTTGATCAGGCAAAGAGTTTCATAGAAGAAATGCCAATTGAGCCCACTGGGGCTATCTGGGGTGCTCTGCTTGGTGCTTGCAAGATGCATAAAAACACCGAAATGGGTGCATATGCTGCCCAGCGGGTTTTTGAGCTTGATCCTTCTTATCCAGGGACACATACGTTACTCGCCAATATTTATGCCTCTGCTGGGAGGTGGGAGGACGTTGCAAAAGTCAGAAAGATAATGAAAAATAGTGGACTGAAGAAGGAACCAGCATGTAGCTGGGTTGAGATTGAAAATTCTGTTCATGTGTTTGTGGCAAATGACCTTGCTCATCCACAGAAAGATAAGATCCATAAAATGTGGGAGGAGCTAAATCAGAAAATTAAGGAGATTGGCTATGTTCCTGACACTAGTCATGTGCATCTGTTTGTAGACCAACAAGAGAAGGAATTAAATTTACAGTATCATAGTGAGAAGCTGGCTCTTGCATTTGCCCTTCTGAATACTCCTCCTGGATCAATTATACGCATAATGAAGAATATTAGGGTTTGTGGTGATTGCCACTCAGCTATAAAATATGTGTCATTGGTGGTTAAGAGGGAAATCGTAGTGAGAGACACCAATCGGTTTCATCATATTCGTGATGGATCCTGCTCGTGTGGGGACTACTGGTAG
- the LOC137812245 gene encoding protein yippee-like At4g27745 isoform X2 — protein sequence MKLDLWVIFWGLQGRYGRGFLFSHAMNIVVGPKEDRHLMTGLHTVADVYCGDCHEVLGWKYEKAYEASQKYKEGKFILEKSKIGMENW from the exons ATGAAATTGG ATCTTTGGGTCATCTTTTGGGGGTTGCAG GGAAGGTATGGTCGAGGTTTTCTGTTCTCCCATGCAATGAATATTGTGGTAGGGCCAAAAGAAGACAGACACCTCATGACTGGCCTCCACACTGTTGCTGATGTTTACTGTGGAGACTGCCATGAGGTGTTGGGTTGGAAATATGAAAAAGCTTATGAAGCATCACAAAAGTACAAGGAAGGAAAATTCATACTTGAAAAATCCAAAATTGGAATGGAGAACTGGTAG
- the LOC137812245 gene encoding protein yippee-like At4g27745 isoform X1 — translation MGETIGPRLYCCCNCRNQVSLHDDIIAKTFQGRYGRGFLFSHAMNIVVGPKEDRHLMTGLHTVADVYCGDCHEVLGWKYEKAYEASQKYKEGKFILEKSKIGMENW, via the exons ATGGGGGAAACGATAGGGCCTCGTTTATACTGCTGTTGTAATTGTAGGAACCAAGTCTCCCTCCATGATGATATAATTGCTAAAACCTTTCAG GGAAGGTATGGTCGAGGTTTTCTGTTCTCCCATGCAATGAATATTGTGGTAGGGCCAAAAGAAGACAGACACCTCATGACTGGCCTCCACACTGTTGCTGATGTTTACTGTGGAGACTGCCATGAGGTGTTGGGTTGGAAATATGAAAAAGCTTATGAAGCATCACAAAAGTACAAGGAAGGAAAATTCATACTTGAAAAATCCAAAATTGGAATGGAGAACTGGTAG
- the LOC137812243 gene encoding pentatricopeptide repeat-containing protein At2g13600-like produces the protein MQSLVWKAPTPSPPLTQFPSLASSTNPPSLSLPHSLIPKSKLYQHPPSSTTYASILDTCGSLTFGKQLHAHSIKSGFQAHEFVTTKLLQMYARLCSFQNACHLFDTMPFRNLHSWAALLRVHVEMGFFEEALLLFEQLLYEAVGLEFFVFPVLLKICCGLCAVELGRQMHGMALKYEFVKNIYVGNALIDMYGKCGSLDEAKKVLEGMPQKDCVSWNALITARVANGLVYEALDLLQNMTAGECGLAPNLVSWSVVIGGFAQNGYYVESVKLLARMVLEAGMRPNAQTLASVLPACGRMQCLHLGKELHGYVVRHEFFANTFVVNGLVDMYRRCGDMKSAFKMFSRFSRKCAASYNAMIAGYWENGNVFRAKELFDQMEKKGVERDRISWNSMISGYVAYSLFDEAFSLFRDLMGVGIEPDSFTLGSVLAGCADMASIQRGKEIHSHAIVKGLQFNSFVGGALVEMYSKCQDIVAAQRAFDDVSESDLPTWNALISGYARSDQTEKIGELLQKMKRDGFEPNVYTWNGIIAGYVENKRCDSAMQLFTEMQIANFRPDIYTVGMILAACSKLATIQRGKQVHAYSIRAGHDSDVHIGAALVDMYAKCGDVKRCYRVYNRISDPNLVSHNAMITAYAMHGYGDEGIALFHRVLAGKVRPDHVTFLAVLSSCVHAGSLEIGRECFDLMATYSVVPSLKHYTCMVDLLSRASKLYEAYELIKNLPMEADAVTWNALLGGCFIHNEVTLGEIAAEKLIELEPNNPGNYVMLANLYASVGKWHYLAQTRQSMKDMGMKKSPGCSWIEDRDGIHVFVASDKTHKRTDDIYSILNSLTNLIRMKHINHL, from the coding sequence ATGCAGAGTTTGGTTTGGAAAGCCCCCACTCCCTCACCACCCCTCACTCAATTCCCATCACTTGCCTCTTCTACCAACCCACCAAGCCTCTCTCTTCCTCACTCCTTAATCCCAAAATCCAAACTTTACCAGCACCCACCGAGTTCCACCACCTATGCTTCCATTCTCGACACTTGTGGGTCCCTCACCTTCGGAAAACAGCTTCACGCCCACTCCATAAAATCAGGTTTTCAAGCCCACGAGTTTGTTACCACCAAGTTGCTCCAGATGTACGCTAGACTCTGCTCTTTCCAGAACGCATGCCACCTGTTCGACACAATGCCCTTTAGAAATTTGCACTCATGGGCCGCCCTCCTGCGTGTCCACGTTGAAATGGGGTTCTTTGAGGAAGCGTTATTGCTCTTTGAACAATTGCTGTATGAAGCAGTGGGATTGGAATTTTTTGTGTTCCCTGTGCTGTTGAAGATCTGTTGTGGGCTTTGTGCTGTGGAGCTGGGTAGGCAAATGCATGGGATGGCGTTGAAATATGAGTTTGTTAAGAATATTTACGTTGGCAATGCTTTGATAGACATGTATGGTAAATGTGGGAGCTTAGATGAGGCCAAGAAAGTTCTAGAAGGAATGCCCCAAAAGGATTGTGtctcttggaatgctttgatcACTGCTCGTGTTGCTAATGGACTGGTATACGAGGCGTTGGATCTCTTGCAAAATATGACTGCGGGTGAGTGTGGTTTAGCACCTAATCTTGTTTCTTGGAGCGTGGTGATTGGTGGATTCGCACAAAACGGTTACTATGTTGAGTCAGTTAAACTGCTTGCTAGAATGGTGTTAGAAGCAGGGATGAGACCGAATGCTCAAACCCTGGCGAGCGTTCTTCCGGCTTGCGGGAGGATGCAATGTCTACACCTTGGGAAGGAACTGCATGGCTATGTTGTTAGACATGAATTTTTCGCTAATACTTTTGTTGTGAATGGGTTAGTGGATATGTATAGAAGGTGCGGTGATATGAAAAGTGCCTTCAAAATGTTTTCCAGATTTTCAAGGAAATGTGCTGCATCTTACAATGCAATGATAGCTGGTTACTGGGAGAATGGCAATGTCTTTAGGGCCAAGGAGTTGTTTGATCAGATGGAGAAAAAAGGTGTAGAAAGGGACAGAATATCATGGAATTCTATGATATCAGGGTATGTGGCCTATTCTCTGTTTGATGAAGCTTTTAGCTTGTTTAGAGATTTGATGGGGGTAGGAATTGAACCTGATTCTTTCACTCTAGGAAGTGTCCTTGCTGGCTGTGCTGACATGGCTTCtattcaacgaggaaaagagaTACATTCACATGCAATAGTCAAAGGTCTGCAGTTCAACAGTTTTGTTGGTGGAGCTTTGGTAGAAATGTACTCTAAATGCCAGGACATAGTGGCTGCTCAAAGGGCATTTGATGATGTAAGTGAAAGTGATCTTCCAACATGGAATGCTTTGATTTCAGGCTATGCCCGCTCCGATCAAACTGAAAAGATTGGAGAACTTCTCcagaaaatgaaaagagatgGTTTTGAACCAAATGTATATACATGGAATGGTATTATAGCTGGTTATGTGGAAAATAAACGGTGTGACTCGGCAATGCAATTGTTCACTGAAATGCAGATTGCAAATTTTAGGCCCGACATATACACAGTTGGAATGATTTTAGCTGCATGCTCTAAGTTGGCTACAATTCAACGAGGAAAGCAGGTTCATGCATATTCCATAAGAGCCGGGCACGACTCAGATGTTCACATTGGAGCAGCCTTAGTGGATATGTATGCAAAATGTGGGGATGTTAAGCGATGTTATCGTGTATATAACAGGATATCAGATCCGAATTTGGTGTCCCACAATGCTATGATCACGGCATATGCCATGCATGGATACGGGGATGAAGGAATTGCTCTTTTTCACAGAGTGTTAGCTGGCAAAGTAAGACCGGACCATGTGACTTTTCTAGCAGTTCTTTCTTCATGTGTTCATGCTGGATCATTGGAGATTGGTCGTGAATGCTTTGATTTGATGGCAACTTACAGTGTGGTGCCCTCATTGAAGCATTATACATGTATGGTTGATCTGTTGAGTCGTGCAAGCAAGCTCTACGAAGCATATGAACTTATAAAGAACCTTCCAATGGAAGCCGATGCAGTGACCTGGAATGCTCTGCTTGGGGGTTGTTTTATTCACAATGAAGTTACCTTGGGTGAAATAGCAGCAGAAAAGCTCATAGAATTGGAGCCGAATAATCCTGGAAACTATGTGATGTTGGCAAACTTGTATGCTTCTGTGGGGAAATGGCATTATCTTGCTCAAACTAGACAATCAATGAAAGATATGGGAATGAAAAAGAGTCCAGGGTGCAGTTGGATTGAAGATAGAGATGGGATTCATGTGTTCGTTGCTAGTGATAAGACTCATAAAAGAACAGACGACATATATTCTATTCTGAACAGTTTAACTAATTTAATTAGAATGAAGCATATAAATCATTTATAA